The Rhodocytophaga rosea genome has a segment encoding these proteins:
- a CDS encoding cytochrome c oxidase subunit I, whose amino-acid sequence MSAADIHVTELGHDAHTDHDHDHDHDHHGNFITKYIFSEDHKVIAKQYLITGIFWAVLGGSLSMIFRIQLGFPEANMAWLKPVLGDWISTSGKLDPEFYLALVTMHGTIMVFFVLTAGLSGTFSNFLIPLQIGARDMASGFINMLSYWFFFLSGVIMFISLFLETGPAGGGWVIYPPLSALPQAMSGSGLGMTLWLVSMAFFIVSSLLGSINYITTVINLRTRGMSFAKLPLTIWAFFLTAVIGILSFPVLFAAALLLIFDRSFGTSFYLSEIYIGGEALNHVGGSPILFQHLFWFLGHPEVYIVLLPALGITSEIIATNSRKPIFGYRAMIGSMMAITVLSFVVWAHHMFVSGLNPFLGSIFMFLTLIIAVPSAVKAFNYITTLWKGNIIFTPAMLFSIGLVSVFISGGLTGVALGNSAIDIQLHDTYFVVAHFHLVMGSASAFGLLAGVYHWFPKMFGRMLDAKLGYIHFWFTFVGVYLVFFPMHYIGIAGFPRRYYSFTGFDAFSTYLDLNQFISIAAFMTGAAQLVFLFNFFYSIFRGRRAPQNPWRSNTLEWTAPIHPGHGNWVGEIPSVYRWPYDYSKPGAPEDFIPQHIPFSATPESNFPHEQGLIGNDIEDPATGVVYERGEGINAPTVKDHHIPKGSAGADQNVKNNSDTE is encoded by the coding sequence ATGTCAGCGGCAGATATTCACGTAACAGAACTTGGGCACGATGCCCATACCGATCATGACCATGATCATGATCACGACCATCATGGTAATTTTATCACCAAATATATTTTTAGTGAAGACCATAAAGTAATTGCCAAACAATACTTGATTACCGGTATTTTCTGGGCGGTGCTGGGTGGTTCATTATCTATGATATTCCGGATACAGCTTGGTTTTCCGGAAGCAAATATGGCCTGGCTAAAACCTGTTCTGGGCGACTGGATCAGTACCAGTGGTAAGTTAGATCCTGAATTCTATCTGGCTCTGGTTACCATGCACGGAACCATTATGGTGTTCTTTGTGCTAACAGCCGGCTTGAGCGGAACCTTCAGTAATTTCCTGATTCCCTTACAAATCGGAGCCAGAGATATGGCTTCTGGTTTTATAAACATGCTTTCCTACTGGTTCTTCTTCCTGTCTGGCGTGATCATGTTTATTTCCTTATTCCTTGAAACTGGTCCTGCCGGTGGAGGTTGGGTAATATATCCGCCATTGAGTGCCTTGCCACAGGCCATGAGTGGTTCTGGCTTGGGGATGACTTTATGGCTGGTAAGTATGGCTTTCTTCATTGTATCGTCATTGCTGGGAAGTATAAACTATATCACAACAGTAATTAACCTGAGAACGCGTGGGATGTCTTTTGCCAAGCTTCCCTTAACTATATGGGCATTTTTCCTTACAGCGGTAATTGGCATACTTTCTTTCCCTGTATTGTTTGCCGCTGCCTTGTTGCTAATTTTCGACAGGTCTTTCGGAACAAGTTTCTATTTGTCGGAAATTTATATTGGTGGAGAAGCATTGAACCATGTAGGAGGTAGCCCGATTTTATTCCAGCACTTGTTCTGGTTCCTGGGCCATCCGGAAGTATACATTGTATTATTGCCTGCCTTAGGGATCACATCAGAAATTATTGCTACCAATTCCAGAAAACCCATCTTTGGTTATCGTGCCATGATTGGTTCTATGATGGCTATCACAGTTCTGTCATTCGTAGTATGGGCGCACCATATGTTTGTATCTGGGCTGAATCCATTCTTAGGTTCTATATTTATGTTCCTGACATTAATTATTGCTGTGCCTTCTGCGGTAAAAGCATTTAATTATATTACTACTTTATGGAAAGGTAATATCATATTTACGCCAGCCATGCTATTCTCTATTGGCCTGGTATCGGTGTTTATTTCCGGTGGTTTAACAGGCGTTGCCTTGGGTAACTCAGCTATTGATATTCAGTTGCATGATACCTATTTCGTAGTGGCCCACTTCCACCTGGTAATGGGTAGTGCTTCTGCATTTGGATTGCTGGCTGGTGTGTATCACTGGTTCCCGAAAATGTTTGGCCGTATGCTGGATGCAAAACTGGGATACATTCACTTCTGGTTTACATTCGTAGGCGTATATCTGGTATTTTTCCCGATGCACTACATTGGAATTGCCGGCTTCCCTCGCAGGTATTATTCTTTCACCGGATTTGATGCGTTCAGCACATACTTAGATTTGAACCAGTTCATTAGTATTGCCGCCTTCATGACTGGCGCAGCACAATTGGTGTTCTTATTTAACTTCTTCTATAGCATTTTCCGTGGAAGAAGGGCACCCCAGAATCCTTGGCGCTCCAATACGCTTGAATGGACAGCTCCAATACATCCCGGACATGGTAACTGGGTAGGAGAAATCCCATCCGTGTACAGATGGCCCTATGATTACAGCAAACCTGGCGCACCTGAAGATTTTATTCCACAGCATATTCCATTCTCGGCTACACCGGAATCTAATTTCCCACACGAGCAGGGTTTGATAGGAAATGATATTGAAGATCCGGCAACTGGCGTAGTGTATGAAAGAGGCGAGGGTATAAATGCACCCACCGTAAAAGATCATCATATACCTAAGGGAAGTGCAGGGGCTGACCAGAATGTGAAGAATAATTCTGATACAGAATAA
- a CDS encoding cytochrome c oxidase subunit II translates to MVNIILGIGAILIVVILFMIFRVGTLISVVRGTHKKRVDTSNRINAALFLVFFIVGGFAAVWSSFSASEFFLPQPSSAHGKDIDDLFWISMGVIGAVFVATHILLFYFPFKYQYKEGRVASFYPDNNKLEVVWTIIPAIVLTLLVLSGWKVWRDITADAPENSEVVEVMGKQWNWLIRYPGKDKQMGSYNFRLIDATNEYGMDFADEKNFDDFTAPVMYLPKGKPVLFKIRARDVLHSVFVPHFRLKMDAVPGMPTRFWFTPTKTTQEMRDELNNPKFNYEMACTEICGRAHFSMRFQIVVVEEAEYNKWYAEQQSWLSKNRDYMAKVPANLKEKALKVIGPEGGEPAAGDATSATDSQPVPAEVPVNPNVVTTKSNASIQ, encoded by the coding sequence ATGGTAAATATAATTTTAGGTATCGGGGCTATTCTGATTGTGGTCATACTCTTTATGATCTTCAGGGTAGGAACTCTGATCTCAGTGGTACGGGGAACCCACAAAAAACGGGTAGATACAAGCAACAGGATCAATGCAGCCTTGTTTCTGGTGTTCTTTATCGTTGGTGGCTTCGCTGCGGTCTGGTCCTCTTTTTCGGCATCTGAGTTCTTTTTGCCGCAACCTTCTTCAGCGCATGGCAAAGACATAGACGACCTGTTCTGGATTTCTATGGGTGTGATTGGAGCTGTATTTGTAGCCACACACATTTTGTTGTTTTATTTTCCTTTCAAATACCAGTATAAAGAAGGCAGGGTAGCTAGTTTTTATCCTGATAACAATAAGCTGGAAGTAGTATGGACGATTATTCCGGCTATTGTACTTACCCTACTGGTGTTATCCGGCTGGAAAGTATGGCGGGATATTACGGCTGATGCACCCGAAAATTCAGAAGTAGTAGAAGTAATGGGTAAACAATGGAACTGGCTTATCCGTTATCCCGGTAAAGACAAACAAATGGGGTCTTATAATTTCCGTTTGATTGATGCCACCAATGAGTATGGGATGGATTTCGCCGATGAGAAGAATTTCGATGATTTTACAGCACCAGTGATGTATCTGCCTAAAGGTAAACCAGTATTGTTTAAAATCAGGGCCAGAGATGTATTGCACAGTGTATTTGTGCCACATTTCCGTTTAAAGATGGATGCTGTACCAGGTATGCCTACCAGGTTCTGGTTTACGCCTACCAAAACTACTCAGGAAATGCGGGATGAACTCAACAATCCTAAATTCAACTATGAAATGGCTTGTACTGAAATCTGCGGAAGAGCCCATTTTAGCATGCGTTTTCAAATCGTAGTGGTGGAAGAAGCTGAGTATAATAAATGGTATGCCGAACAGCAGTCATGGCTTTCTAAAAACAGAGATTATATGGCCAAAGTACCTGCTAATTTGAAGGAAAAGGCATTAAAAGTAATTGGTCCTGAAGGTGGTGAGCCTGCTGCAGGTGATGCTACTTCTGCTACAGATTCACAGCCTGTTCCAGCAGAGGTTCCGGTTAATCCGAATGTAGTTACAACCAAATCGAATGCTTCGATACAATAA
- a CDS encoding quinol:cytochrome C oxidoreductase, with the protein MAEVTHHTPVNIDERYTFTPELRKRLFTAIGIGLLLLIAGILLLIFGPHEAHGGEGAAAGGHGFHWSKRLWANLWLNNVYFTGIAVIGVFFVAFQYVAYAGWSSSIKRIPEAFGAFLPIAGVMMIILFVASNLVGDQHMFHWVNHNVYDPNSPEYDEILVGKHGFLNVPFFLIRMVIYFGAWYALWRLLRKESLLEDQNGGLIHYDKSITLSAIFIIIFAVTSVMSAWDWVMSIDAHWFSTMFGWYMFASWFVAGLSTITLTVIFLKEAGYLSVVNQNHLHDLGKFMFAFSIFWTYVWFAQFLLIYYANIPEETIYFVERLHGYDGKYTIVFFINIFINFLFPFLVLMTRDAKRQNVFLKVVASGLLIGHWLDFYLMIMPGSVQENGGFGLLEFGTVLVYASVFILVVATTLSLGPLIAKNHPMLEESIHHDI; encoded by the coding sequence ATGGCTGAAGTAACACATCATACGCCTGTTAATATAGACGAACGCTATACCTTCACTCCCGAACTGCGCAAACGCTTGTTTACAGCAATTGGCATTGGTTTATTATTACTCATTGCAGGTATATTGCTGCTGATTTTTGGCCCGCATGAAGCTCATGGAGGCGAAGGCGCTGCCGCCGGAGGACATGGTTTTCATTGGTCAAAACGGTTGTGGGCAAACTTATGGCTGAATAACGTATATTTTACAGGTATTGCTGTAATAGGTGTATTCTTTGTAGCTTTTCAATATGTAGCGTACGCAGGGTGGTCATCCTCTATTAAAAGAATACCCGAAGCTTTTGGCGCATTTCTGCCGATTGCCGGTGTGATGATGATTATACTTTTTGTGGCAAGCAACCTGGTCGGCGATCAGCATATGTTTCACTGGGTGAACCACAATGTGTATGATCCTAACAGCCCGGAGTATGATGAAATATTAGTGGGTAAACATGGCTTTTTAAATGTGCCATTTTTCTTAATCAGAATGGTAATATACTTTGGAGCCTGGTATGCATTATGGCGTTTGCTCCGGAAAGAATCTTTATTGGAAGACCAGAATGGTGGCTTAATTCATTATGATAAAAGTATTACGCTCTCAGCTATATTCATTATCATCTTTGCTGTTACCTCTGTTATGTCTGCCTGGGACTGGGTAATGTCTATTGATGCACACTGGTTCAGTACTATGTTTGGCTGGTATATGTTTGCCAGCTGGTTTGTAGCCGGGCTTTCAACCATCACCCTTACAGTGATCTTCCTGAAAGAAGCCGGATATTTAAGTGTTGTTAACCAGAATCACCTGCATGACCTGGGTAAATTTATGTTCGCCTTCAGTATTTTCTGGACGTATGTGTGGTTTGCACAATTTCTGCTGATTTATTATGCGAATATTCCTGAAGAAACCATTTATTTTGTTGAGCGTCTGCATGGATATGATGGCAAGTATACAATCGTGTTTTTCATCAATATTTTTATAAACTTTTTGTTTCCCTTCCTAGTTCTCATGACAAGGGATGCCAAACGCCAGAATGTTTTTCTGAAAGTAGTAGCATCAGGTTTATTAATCGGACACTGGCTGGATTTCTATTTGATGATCATGCCTGGATCTGTTCAGGAAAATGGAGGTTTTGGTTTGCTTGAATTCGGGACTGTCTTAGTTTATGCCAGTGTATTCATTCTGGTGGTGGCTACAACCCTATCTTTAGGGCCACTGATTGCAAAAAACCATCCCATGCTGGAAGAGAGTATTCATCACGATATTTAA
- a CDS encoding c-type cytochrome: MKNKISILYVGLAILTFSCGKDPNNQGVEYAPNMYHPVAFEPLKQIKSEQDEGKKVLTEGEADDYESSNAYNPYGMTMLPPVRGTVARRNYQTVYGEGDSTVTDLMVYNIHRDSIGIAERTLKNPVPASEETLAEGKVLYSRYCQHCHGENGKGDGLVGQQYKGVPSYTVGNYKTMNDGHIFHVITHGKGRMWPHGSQINPAERWKIVHYIHELQKLD, translated from the coding sequence ATGAAAAATAAAATATCAATTTTGTATGTAGGGTTAGCTATCCTGACTTTCTCATGTGGCAAAGACCCCAACAACCAAGGCGTAGAATATGCTCCCAATATGTATCATCCGGTGGCTTTTGAACCTCTAAAGCAGATCAAAAGCGAGCAGGATGAAGGAAAAAAAGTTCTTACAGAAGGAGAAGCAGATGATTACGAAAGTTCTAATGCGTATAATCCCTATGGGATGACCATGCTGCCGCCTGTACGGGGAACAGTAGCCAGAAGAAATTACCAGACGGTATATGGCGAAGGTGACAGCACCGTAACTGACCTGATGGTGTATAACATTCACCGTGACAGCATTGGGATTGCGGAACGTACCCTGAAAAATCCAGTACCAGCCAGTGAAGAAACTCTGGCAGAAGGTAAGGTATTATACAGCCGCTATTGTCAGCATTGCCATGGCGAAAATGGAAAAGGAGACGGGCTGGTAGGGCAACAATATAAAGGAGTACCCTCTTATACAGTAGGAAACTATAAAACCATGAACGATGGTCATATTTTCCATGTCATTACACATGGCAAAGGACGTATGTGGCCACATGGTTCACAAATTAATCCTGCTGAACGCTGGAAAATTGTTCATTACATACACGAATTACAAAAACTAGACTAA
- a CDS encoding DUF3341 domain-containing protein yields METSKKYLVGIYDDEDVLLKAVKKVRSSGVKIHECYTPFPIHGLDVALGHKRSRLPIAAFMFGLTGTTCAVLMISLMMGYDWPMIIGGKPFVPIPDLVPVSFELTVLFAALGMVATFLITNNLWPGKRPLMFDSRSTDNKFVMAVDLSKNKLAADEITSILKNFGATEVNTKQVEIK; encoded by the coding sequence ATGGAGACAAGCAAGAAATATTTAGTAGGTATTTATGATGATGAGGATGTGCTGCTGAAAGCAGTGAAAAAGGTGCGCAGCAGTGGAGTAAAGATCCACGAATGCTATACGCCTTTTCCTATTCACGGGCTGGATGTAGCCTTAGGACATAAGCGGTCGAGGCTTCCTATTGCGGCTTTTATGTTTGGCCTTACCGGAACAACCTGCGCCGTGCTTATGATTTCGCTGATGATGGGCTATGACTGGCCTATGATCATTGGAGGTAAACCATTTGTGCCGATTCCTGACCTGGTGCCGGTTTCCTTCGAGCTAACCGTTTTGTTTGCTGCTTTGGGAATGGTAGCTACTTTCCTGATCACGAATAACCTGTGGCCCGGTAAACGCCCCCTGATGTTCGATAGCCGGAGCACAGACAATAAGTTTGTAATGGCCGTGGATTTAAGCAAAAACAAACTGGCTGCCGATGAGATCACCAGTATTCTAAAAAATTTCGGTGCTACTGAAGTAAATACCAAACAGGTTGAAATCAAATAG
- the nrfD gene encoding NrfD/PsrC family molybdoenzyme membrane anchor subunit, giving the protein MSHVVSPVRQPLIIGNKTYADITDDVCKQVEGKPTKTWMICFTIAVLTLAYGSYCLFYTWWEGIGVWGLNKTIGWAWDITNFVWWVGIGHAGTLISAILLLFRQKWRTSINRAAEAMTIFAVLCAASFILAHMGRPWLAHWALPLPNTYGSLWVNFNSPLVWDVFAISTYLTVSLVFWYLGMIPDLATIRDRAQNKVSKFAYGALSFGWNGSAKTWARYESVSLILAGLSTPLVLSVHTIVSFDFATSVIPGWHTTIFPPYFVAGAIFSGFAMVLTLMLITREVFNLKEYITINHVESMNKIIILTGSIVGVAYITEFFVAWYSGVPYESYAFVNRATGPYWWAYWSMMTCNVISPQLLWIRKIRTSVVATFILSIIVNIGMWFERFVIIATSLHRDYLPSSWAMFYPTMYDIGDYIFSFGLFFTLFLLFAKFLPVINMAEVKAILKSSSAPKVVEKKGAGVVSDRQTKPAFNKDADNI; this is encoded by the coding sequence ATGAGTCATGTTGTTTCACCAGTAAGACAGCCCCTCATCATCGGCAATAAAACCTATGCAGACATTACCGATGATGTGTGTAAGCAGGTAGAAGGCAAGCCTACCAAAACCTGGATGATCTGTTTTACCATCGCCGTACTAACATTAGCTTACGGGTCGTATTGCCTGTTCTATACCTGGTGGGAGGGCATCGGTGTGTGGGGTTTGAATAAAACTATAGGCTGGGCATGGGATATTACCAACTTCGTGTGGTGGGTAGGTATTGGTCATGCTGGTACACTTATTTCTGCCATCCTGTTGCTGTTCCGTCAGAAATGGAGAACTTCCATTAACCGGGCTGCTGAAGCTATGACGATCTTTGCTGTATTGTGTGCAGCTAGCTTTATTCTGGCACACATGGGCCGTCCATGGCTGGCACACTGGGCATTACCATTGCCAAATACCTATGGTTCTCTGTGGGTAAACTTCAACTCTCCGCTTGTATGGGACGTGTTTGCAATCAGCACCTATCTGACTGTTTCTCTGGTGTTCTGGTATCTGGGTATGATTCCTGATCTGGCTACTATTCGTGACCGGGCTCAAAATAAAGTTTCTAAGTTTGCTTATGGTGCCTTAAGTTTTGGCTGGAATGGTTCTGCTAAAACCTGGGCCAGATATGAATCTGTGAGTTTAATTTTAGCAGGTTTATCTACACCTCTCGTACTATCTGTTCACACGATTGTAAGCTTCGACTTCGCCACCTCCGTTATTCCTGGCTGGCATACTACTATATTCCCGCCTTATTTCGTTGCCGGAGCTATTTTCTCAGGTTTTGCGATGGTATTAACCCTGATGCTGATTACCAGGGAAGTTTTCAACCTGAAAGAGTATATCACGATCAACCACGTAGAATCTATGAATAAAATTATTATTCTGACAGGTTCTATTGTGGGGGTAGCTTATATTACGGAGTTCTTTGTGGCCTGGTATTCAGGTGTGCCTTATGAAAGTTATGCGTTTGTTAACCGGGCTACCGGACCTTACTGGTGGGCCTACTGGTCAATGATGACCTGTAATGTGATTTCTCCACAGTTATTATGGATTAGGAAAATCCGTACAAGTGTAGTGGCTACTTTCATCCTGTCTATCATTGTAAACATTGGAATGTGGTTTGAGCGCTTTGTAATTATCGCTACTTCCCTGCACCGTGATTATCTGCCATCCAGCTGGGCAATGTTCTACCCAACTATGTATGATATTGGCGATTACATCTTCTCTTTTGGTCTGTTCTTTACACTGTTCTTGTTGTTTGCCAAATTCCTGCCGGTAATTAATATGGCGGAAGTAAAAGCCATCCTGAAAAGTTCTTCTGCACCAAAAGTGGTAGAGAAAAAAGGGGCTGGTGTGGTAAGCGACAGACAAACCAAACCGGCTTTTAACAAAGACGCGGATAATATTTAA
- a CDS encoding TAT-variant-translocated molybdopterin oxidoreductase, which translates to MEDNNKKYWKGIEELSNDTEFVKLAQNEFPPYLSVKESGKNTPDDITATNRRDFLKMMGFGLAAVSLAACDTPVRKAIPYLNKPEEIDPTIPNYYASTYMDTSGEYSSVLVKTREGRPIKIEPNSLSGVTPTGTSTRAQASLLNLYDVERLKGPHDVAKNKPTTWQDADGRIKQQLQRGGAIRIVSSTIISPTTKKAIQDFIAAYPTAQHIQYDANSCSGTIKANAASFGKAVIPSYNFANASVIVSVGSDFLGTGLNNIENSYQYAQTRRVGKNKKEMSRHYQFETILSLTGANADYRTLIKPSQEGLVVAALYNRVAKLAGGTAVSIADIKNIANLDQAANDLFKAKGKAVVISGSNDVNVQVMVNAINNLLGAYGTIIDLNTPSLLKQGDDAAMATFVQEVRDGKVGAVIFYKANPVYDYPAGADLAQNLKKVGLKVSFAEKADETAAACDLICPDHNFLESWNDAEPKTGYYSLVQPTINPIFKTRSAQESLLSWAGKGQDYYTYLQNNWQSTFYTRQSGSSSFTDFWTKAVHDGVFEPGKSKTPVVTPVDAAVTTGTPATAAPVTTATGSNMFSGDINAAATAINSTYKPAATTTELVLYEKIGIGNGEYANNPYLQEFPDPISRACWDNYLAVSKKMANDMDLEQGDIVTVTVKGKPAISVPILVQPGQADGTVALAIGYGRTKAGKAGDKVGVNAYPLASYNGTSIVFGAPEVSIAKTGDTREIAQVQTHHTIMARPIVQEASLKEYQTDPSAGRFKPKVVTAEGIKKPGEISMWEDHAKPNHSWGMVIDLNSCIGCGACVVSCNVENNVPVVGRREVINRREMHWLRIDRYYSSDGKAESNVDIAGFKSLEEASSNPEVVFQPMLCQQCSNAPCETVCPVAATTHSSEGLNQMAYNRCIGTRYCANNCPYKVRRFNWFKYHNNEKFDYHMNNDLGKMVLNPEVTVRSRGVMEKCTFCVQRIQAGKLEAKRQRRRPVDGEITTACATACPTEAIVFGDLLDPESRVARLVAEENEKRAFQVLEEINVKPQISYLTKIRNKETSNRV; encoded by the coding sequence ATGGAAGATAATAATAAAAAATACTGGAAAGGTATAGAAGAATTATCTAATGACACTGAATTTGTAAAATTAGCCCAGAACGAATTTCCTCCGTATTTATCTGTCAAAGAATCTGGTAAAAATACTCCTGATGATATAACTGCTACTAACCGGCGCGATTTTTTGAAAATGATGGGTTTTGGCTTGGCAGCTGTTTCTTTAGCCGCCTGCGATACACCAGTAAGAAAAGCCATCCCCTACCTGAATAAGCCTGAGGAGATAGATCCTACCATTCCTAATTATTACGCTTCTACCTATATGGATACCTCTGGGGAATACAGCAGTGTGCTGGTAAAAACCCGCGAAGGACGTCCAATTAAAATAGAACCAAACTCTCTCTCCGGTGTTACGCCAACCGGTACCAGTACCCGTGCCCAGGCTTCTCTACTCAATTTGTATGATGTAGAACGCCTGAAAGGCCCGCATGATGTAGCAAAGAATAAACCAACTACCTGGCAGGATGCAGATGGCAGAATCAAGCAGCAATTACAGCGGGGAGGAGCTATCCGTATCGTATCTTCTACTATTATTAGCCCCACTACTAAAAAGGCTATCCAGGATTTTATTGCTGCCTATCCCACTGCCCAGCATATTCAATACGATGCAAATTCTTGTTCAGGTACTATTAAGGCAAATGCCGCCTCTTTTGGCAAAGCCGTAATACCTTCTTATAATTTTGCCAATGCCAGCGTAATTGTAAGTGTAGGAAGCGATTTTCTGGGTACAGGGCTCAATAATATCGAAAATAGCTACCAGTATGCACAAACACGTCGGGTAGGAAAGAATAAAAAAGAAATGTCCCGCCACTACCAGTTTGAAACAATCCTTTCACTGACTGGTGCGAATGCAGATTACCGTACCCTTATTAAGCCATCACAGGAAGGATTAGTAGTAGCTGCCTTATATAACAGGGTAGCTAAACTAGCTGGTGGAACTGCTGTTTCAATAGCGGATATTAAAAATATTGCCAATTTAGACCAGGCAGCTAACGACTTGTTTAAAGCCAAAGGCAAAGCAGTGGTAATAAGCGGCTCCAATGACGTAAACGTTCAGGTAATGGTGAATGCCATTAATAACTTGCTGGGTGCGTATGGTACTATTATCGATCTGAATACACCGAGCCTGCTCAAACAAGGCGATGATGCAGCAATGGCTACTTTTGTACAGGAAGTGCGGGATGGCAAAGTAGGCGCTGTGATATTCTATAAAGCCAATCCAGTGTATGATTATCCAGCTGGTGCAGATTTAGCACAAAATCTTAAAAAAGTAGGCCTGAAAGTTTCCTTTGCAGAAAAGGCAGATGAAACAGCCGCTGCCTGTGACCTGATTTGCCCGGATCATAACTTCCTCGAATCCTGGAACGATGCAGAACCCAAAACAGGATACTATAGCCTGGTTCAACCTACGATCAATCCGATTTTCAAAACCAGATCTGCACAGGAAAGTCTGCTAAGCTGGGCTGGAAAAGGACAAGATTATTATACCTATCTACAGAATAACTGGCAATCCACATTCTATACCCGGCAAAGCGGAAGCAGTTCGTTTACCGACTTCTGGACTAAAGCGGTTCATGATGGGGTTTTTGAACCTGGTAAATCCAAAACTCCCGTTGTAACACCAGTTGATGCAGCTGTTACTACCGGAACTCCTGCCACTGCTGCACCAGTAACTACTGCTACTGGTTCAAATATGTTCAGTGGAGATATAAATGCGGCTGCTACTGCTATCAATTCGACATATAAACCGGCCGCAACCACTACAGAACTGGTACTGTATGAAAAAATAGGTATTGGAAATGGCGAATATGCCAATAACCCATACCTGCAAGAGTTCCCTGATCCTATTTCCAGAGCCTGCTGGGATAATTATCTGGCCGTATCTAAAAAAATGGCCAACGATATGGACCTGGAACAAGGTGATATAGTAACGGTTACTGTGAAAGGCAAACCTGCGATATCTGTACCTATATTGGTTCAGCCAGGACAAGCCGATGGAACAGTAGCCTTAGCCATTGGTTATGGCCGCACCAAAGCAGGAAAAGCCGGAGATAAAGTAGGTGTAAATGCTTATCCGCTGGCTTCTTATAATGGAACTAGTATTGTATTTGGCGCACCTGAAGTAAGCATCGCTAAAACAGGTGATACGCGTGAAATAGCCCAGGTACAAACCCATCATACCATTATGGCCCGTCCGATTGTACAGGAGGCCAGTTTAAAAGAGTATCAGACAGATCCCTCAGCCGGCCGTTTCAAACCGAAAGTGGTTACAGCAGAAGGAATTAAAAAGCCAGGTGAAATTTCCATGTGGGAAGATCATGCCAAACCCAACCATTCCTGGGGCATGGTCATTGACCTGAACTCTTGTATCGGGTGTGGCGCTTGTGTAGTGAGCTGTAATGTTGAGAACAACGTACCGGTAGTAGGACGCAGAGAAGTAATCAACCGCCGGGAAATGCACTGGCTGCGTATTGATCGCTATTACAGCAGCGATGGAAAAGCAGAAAGTAATGTAGATATCGCCGGTTTCAAATCTCTGGAAGAAGCTTCCAGTAATCCGGAAGTAGTTTTCCAGCCGATGTTATGCCAGCAGTGCAGCAATGCCCCTTGCGAAACCGTATGCCCGGTGGCTGCTACTACGCATAGTTCTGAGGGTTTAAACCAGATGGCCTATAACCGGTGTATTGGAACCCGGTATTGTGCCAACAACTGTCCATATAAAGTAAGAAGGTTCAACTGGTTCAAGTATCATAACAATGAGAAGTTTGATTACCACATGAACAATGACCTGGGTAAGATGGTATTAAACCCGGAAGTAACCGTACGTTCCAGAGGGGTAATGGAAAAATGTACCTTCTGCGTACAGCGGATTCAAGCAGGTAAACTGGAGGCTAAAAGACAAAGACGCAGACCAGTAGATGGTGAAATTACAACGGCTTGCGCAACAGCCTGTCCAACAGAAGCCATTGTTTTCGGTGATCTGTTAGATCCGGAAAGCCGGGTAGCCAGGTTAGTGGCAGAAGAAAATGAAAAACGCGCTTTTCAGGTGCTGGAAGAAATTAACGTTAAACCGCAGATTTCATACCTGACTAAAATCAGAAATAAAGAAACAAGTAACAGAGTTTAA